In Persicimonas caeni, a single window of DNA contains:
- a CDS encoding response regulator: MSTKILQHILLVDDDEHIRAISTLALSRVGGYDVEVASGGEEALAQIAQAEPDLVLLDAMMPGTDGRDVLVRLDEQGLLDSLCVVMLTARAQPEEVRGYRELGAFEVITKPFDPMTLADRIRKIWETYSAHEIEESKEVAALYEELRDIFMAKFEERIGRMRQQVGALGDGGAALEGLYMEAHRLAGSAATYGFVEAGRVAIALEEAIAPMRGQGEVLSDEQVVRLSALVDRLQAAASH, encoded by the coding sequence ATGAGTACCAAGATTTTGCAGCATATCTTGCTGGTCGATGATGACGAGCATATCCGAGCCATCAGCACCTTGGCGCTGAGCCGGGTGGGGGGCTACGACGTCGAAGTGGCGAGCGGAGGGGAAGAGGCGTTGGCCCAGATTGCCCAGGCCGAGCCGGACCTGGTGCTACTCGACGCCATGATGCCCGGCACCGACGGGCGGGACGTGCTGGTGCGTTTGGACGAACAGGGGCTGCTAGACAGCTTGTGCGTCGTCATGTTGACCGCCAGGGCGCAGCCAGAGGAGGTGCGAGGCTACCGGGAGCTGGGGGCTTTCGAGGTGATCACCAAGCCGTTCGATCCGATGACGTTGGCCGACCGGATTCGAAAAATTTGGGAGACCTACTCGGCCCATGAAATCGAAGAGTCGAAGGAGGTCGCCGCGCTCTACGAGGAGCTACGTGATATCTTCATGGCGAAGTTCGAGGAGCGGATCGGCCGCATGCGCCAGCAGGTCGGTGCGCTCGGAGACGGGGGCGCGGCCCTCGAGGGGCTCTATATGGAGGCCCATCGCTTGGCTGGTTCGGCGGCCACGTACGGGTTTGTCGAGGCCGGTCGAGTGGCGATCGCGCTCGAAGAGGCCATCGCGCCGATGAGGGGGCAAGGGGAGGTGTTATCCGACGAGCAGGTTGTAAGGTTGAGTGCGCTGGTCGACAGGCTGCAGGCTGCGGCATCCCACTGA
- a CDS encoding SdpI family protein: MSDDDHTGGGGKGWLWSILGVVALVIGLLVLIGLSAVLIKWGIIALLVYGAFVLARRLLGKSSSEQSSAPKLLPEADRSSDPLALLEQERELDKLKARMGDDGD, translated from the coding sequence ATGAGCGACGATGACCACACAGGCGGGGGAGGAAAGGGCTGGCTTTGGAGCATCCTGGGCGTAGTTGCCCTCGTGATCGGCCTGCTCGTTCTGATTGGCCTCTCCGCCGTCCTCATCAAATGGGGGATCATTGCGCTGTTGGTCTACGGTGCGTTCGTCCTCGCCCGCCGCCTGCTTGGAAAGTCGTCCTCGGAGCAATCCTCCGCGCCAAAACTCCTGCCTGAAGCAGACCGTTCCTCCGATCCCCTCGCCCTCCTCGAGCAAGAGCGAGAGCTCGACAAGCTCAAGGCGCGTATGGGCGATGATGGCGACTGA
- the lspA gene encoding signal peptidase II gives MKLGKITIVLFVLLGSVGCDQVTKVAARQHLDGRGTLSYLGDTFRLTYAENHGAFLGMGSSLPEGMRTLIFTGLVAVFLLGLLVWVLRTADISKMAVVAASLVIGGGIGNLIDRVAFNGGVTDFMNMGIGSLRTGIFNVADVWIMAGVVLLALTPDMWRAPEEPGAASDPDDAEAPADPPETSS, from the coding sequence ATGAAGCTTGGCAAGATCACCATCGTACTCTTCGTACTTCTGGGCAGCGTGGGCTGTGATCAGGTCACCAAAGTGGCCGCGCGACAGCACCTCGACGGCCGCGGCACGCTCTCGTATTTGGGCGATACCTTTCGGCTGACCTACGCCGAAAACCACGGCGCGTTTCTGGGGATGGGCTCGAGCCTGCCCGAAGGGATGCGCACGCTCATCTTCACCGGGTTGGTGGCGGTCTTTTTGCTCGGCCTGCTCGTCTGGGTGCTGCGCACCGCCGACATCTCCAAGATGGCGGTCGTGGCCGCCTCGTTGGTGATCGGCGGCGGCATCGGCAACCTCATCGACCGCGTCGCCTTCAACGGCGGCGTCACCGACTTCATGAACATGGGCATCGGCTCGCTGCGCACCGGCATTTTCAACGTCGCTGATGTCTGGATCATGGCAGGTGTGGTGCTACTCGCCCTCACCCCGGACATGTGGCGCGCCCCCGAAGAACCCGGCGCTGCAAGCGACCCCGACGACGCCGAAGCCCCAGCCGACCCTCCCGAGACAAGCAGCTAA
- a CDS encoding fatty acid desaturase family protein, with product MSKAPPYLEHDFDPRKVDVKELARELKALRAELDAEAGPEDIAHLEKIERWGKLCTMLGYGTAWMAPNPVSSVLISQGVLTRWLLMHHISHRGYDKVPGIDPKYTSKVFGKGWRRLIDWMDWIYPEAWHEEHDFLHHYHLGEDDDPDLLERNTEWMREQDLPGWLQKLLVGLLAGTWKWVYYAPSTLDELQKARARRAKEPAPEPAELLSPFNERGRELWLKCLIPHALWRFGAIPAMFAPLGPVAVGNVLLNTLGAELFTNIHAFLIIGPNHTGEDLYRFDEPVEGREEFYLRQIVGSANYACGNEFVDWTQMWLNYQIEHHIWPDLTMLQYRKVQPKVKALCERMGIPYVQESVFVRAKKMIDVILGKAKMRRVDGLV from the coding sequence GTGTCCAAAGCCCCTCCGTATCTCGAGCACGATTTTGATCCCCGCAAAGTCGATGTCAAAGAACTCGCCCGCGAACTCAAGGCGTTGCGCGCCGAACTCGACGCCGAAGCCGGCCCCGAGGACATCGCCCACCTCGAAAAGATCGAGCGATGGGGCAAGCTGTGCACGATGCTGGGCTACGGAACCGCTTGGATGGCGCCGAACCCGGTGTCCAGCGTGCTCATCTCGCAGGGCGTGCTCACCCGTTGGCTCCTGATGCACCACATCAGCCACCGAGGCTACGACAAGGTGCCGGGCATCGATCCGAAGTACACCAGCAAGGTCTTCGGCAAGGGTTGGCGTCGGCTGATCGACTGGATGGACTGGATCTATCCGGAGGCGTGGCACGAAGAGCACGACTTTTTGCATCACTACCACCTGGGGGAAGACGACGACCCCGATCTACTCGAGCGCAATACCGAGTGGATGCGCGAGCAAGACTTGCCCGGATGGCTCCAAAAGCTTCTGGTCGGGCTGCTCGCCGGCACCTGGAAATGGGTCTACTACGCGCCGAGCACCCTCGACGAATTGCAAAAGGCGCGCGCGCGGCGGGCCAAAGAGCCGGCGCCCGAGCCGGCCGAGCTGTTGAGCCCGTTCAACGAGCGCGGCCGCGAGCTGTGGCTCAAGTGCTTGATTCCGCACGCGCTGTGGCGCTTTGGTGCCATCCCGGCGATGTTTGCCCCCCTGGGGCCCGTCGCGGTGGGCAATGTTCTGTTGAACACGCTCGGCGCCGAGTTGTTCACCAACATCCATGCCTTTCTTATCATCGGGCCAAACCACACCGGTGAAGACCTGTACCGATTCGACGAGCCAGTCGAAGGGCGCGAAGAGTTCTACCTTCGCCAGATCGTTGGCTCGGCCAACTATGCCTGCGGCAACGAGTTCGTCGACTGGACGCAGATGTGGCTCAACTACCAGATCGAGCACCACATTTGGCCCGACCTGACGATGCTGCAGTACCGAAAGGTCCAGCCCAAGGTCAAAGCGCTGTGTGAGCGCATGGGGATTCCGTACGTGCAGGAGTCAGTGTTCGTGCGCGCCAAGAAGATGATCGACGTGATCTTGGGCAAAGCCAAGATGCGGCGGGTGGATGGGTTGGTATAG
- a CDS encoding amidohydrolase family protein, with amino-acid sequence MRASALPLVFIFSSLALSLSACSDDADEVQREAAPENDGIYGFVDGCYTMDAVAPGKAKAKFLAPADDGQGFAFSAADAASASRFTMRASDLATYLFYDEEEQYFVAEEGEFVRKAELSSDIFELDDAYLPGAQWQLEVSVHDETRFQLRHLKSGQYLTTGGLTESADEAAVVTLYPAEGCAEYPELTVDAEGEVTPRQFDDGSVWGIVETHSHILSNFGFGGAGIFHGSAFHPLGVEHALPSCEMFHAAEGRADLFGFGFDQGDDLDQDALLQGIVTGRTPEFNHHTEGYPEFTDWPSAHDSSTHQTQYYTWMKRAYLGGLRLMVQHATTNQIICELLAGSDTQPIRYSCNDMVAVDRIIEETRNLERYIDAQEGGPGKGWFRIVESPEEARQVINEGKMAIVLGIETSNLFDCFLTPPDGKERCTEQDVVEKLDEYYEKGVRVIFPVHKYDNGFSAGDGHRSIIELGNFIQTGHKSNFVEDCPDIPSVFDKGDVQFGGLNGPRDNYFADPLYDMSGFGDDPVGTLFDHVGMLNGGPLEGDYCMNAGLTPLGEFLIEELMKRGMVIEIDHLPRRSYERAFEMLETNDYPAVGSHGNNNNGKLYELGGVSKFNFKSCSDPSQPGTRDDNLQERIALIEAAGGYPAEGFGFDLNGFAGAPGPRFGDNSVCSEPQENPVTYPFDSFSGEVTFTEPRVGDRTIDFNTEGFAHIGMLPELIEDVRNDGVSDEDLDPLFRSAEGYLRMWEKSIERGEALGSAQ; translated from the coding sequence ATGAGAGCGTCTGCTCTACCGCTGGTTTTTATCTTCTCGTCGTTGGCTCTCAGCTTGTCGGCGTGCAGTGACGACGCCGACGAAGTCCAGCGAGAGGCCGCCCCCGAAAACGACGGCATCTACGGCTTCGTCGACGGCTGCTACACGATGGACGCGGTGGCGCCAGGCAAGGCCAAAGCAAAATTCTTGGCGCCGGCCGACGACGGGCAGGGATTTGCGTTTTCGGCTGCGGACGCCGCGTCGGCCTCGCGCTTCACGATGAGGGCGTCGGACCTGGCGACCTACCTGTTCTACGACGAAGAGGAGCAGTATTTCGTGGCCGAAGAGGGCGAGTTCGTGCGCAAAGCCGAGCTCAGCTCCGACATCTTCGAGCTCGACGACGCTTACCTGCCCGGCGCGCAGTGGCAGCTCGAGGTCTCGGTCCACGACGAGACGCGCTTCCAATTGCGTCATCTGAAGTCGGGCCAGTACCTGACCACCGGCGGGCTGACCGAGAGCGCCGATGAGGCGGCGGTCGTCACGCTGTATCCGGCCGAGGGTTGCGCGGAGTACCCCGAGCTGACCGTCGATGCCGAAGGGGAGGTCACGCCTCGTCAGTTCGACGACGGCTCGGTGTGGGGCATCGTCGAGACCCACTCGCATATCCTGTCGAACTTTGGCTTTGGCGGTGCCGGCATCTTCCACGGCTCGGCGTTCCACCCGCTGGGCGTCGAGCACGCGCTGCCGTCGTGTGAGATGTTCCACGCCGCCGAGGGCCGCGCCGACCTGTTTGGCTTTGGCTTCGACCAGGGCGACGACCTCGACCAAGATGCGCTGCTTCAGGGCATCGTCACCGGCCGCACGCCCGAGTTCAACCACCACACCGAAGGCTATCCCGAGTTTACTGACTGGCCGAGCGCGCACGACAGCTCGACCCACCAGACGCAGTACTACACCTGGATGAAGCGCGCGTATCTGGGCGGGCTTCGCCTGATGGTCCAGCACGCCACGACCAACCAGATCATCTGCGAGCTTCTGGCCGGCAGTGACACCCAGCCGATCCGCTACTCGTGCAACGACATGGTCGCCGTCGACCGGATCATCGAGGAGACGCGTAACCTCGAGCGCTATATCGACGCCCAAGAGGGCGGGCCGGGCAAGGGCTGGTTCCGTATCGTGGAGAGCCCCGAGGAGGCGCGTCAGGTGATCAACGAGGGCAAGATGGCCATCGTGCTCGGCATCGAGACGTCGAACCTGTTCGACTGCTTCCTGACTCCGCCCGACGGCAAGGAGCGCTGCACCGAGCAGGACGTCGTCGAGAAGCTCGACGAATATTACGAGAAGGGCGTGCGCGTGATCTTCCCGGTGCACAAGTACGACAACGGCTTCTCGGCCGGCGACGGCCACCGCAGCATCATCGAGCTGGGCAACTTCATCCAGACCGGCCACAAGTCGAATTTCGTCGAGGATTGCCCCGACATCCCGAGCGTCTTCGACAAGGGTGACGTGCAGTTTGGCGGCCTCAACGGCCCGCGCGACAACTACTTTGCCGACCCGCTCTACGACATGAGCGGTTTTGGCGACGATCCGGTGGGCACGCTCTTCGACCACGTCGGCATGCTCAACGGCGGGCCCCTCGAAGGCGACTACTGCATGAACGCCGGGCTGACCCCGCTCGGGGAGTTCTTGATCGAGGAGTTGATGAAGCGTGGCATGGTCATCGAAATCGACCACCTGCCGCGTCGCTCCTACGAGCGCGCCTTCGAGATGCTCGAGACCAACGACTACCCGGCGGTGGGCTCGCACGGCAACAACAACAACGGCAAGCTGTACGAGCTGGGCGGCGTCTCGAAGTTCAACTTCAAGAGTTGCAGTGATCCCAGCCAGCCGGGCACCCGCGACGACAACCTGCAAGAGCGCATCGCGCTCATCGAAGCAGCCGGCGGTTATCCCGCCGAGGGCTTTGGCTTCGACCTGAACGGCTTTGCGGGCGCGCCCGGGCCGCGATTTGGCGACAACAGCGTGTGCAGCGAGCCGCAGGAAAACCCGGTGACCTACCCGTTTGATTCGTTCTCGGGCGAAGTCACCTTTACCGAGCCTCGTGTGGGGGACCGCACGATTGACTTCAACACCGAGGGCTTCGCCCATATCGGCATGCTCCCCGAGCTTATCGAGGACGTGCGCAACGACGGGGTCAGCGACGAAGATCTCGATCCGCTGTTCCGCTCCGCCGAGGGCTACCTGCGCATGTGGGAGAAGTCGATCGAGCGCGGCGAAGCGTTGGGCTCGGCTCAATGA
- a CDS encoding response regulator transcription factor, giving the protein MAPTILLADDDEDIRAVLRVALEAEGYHVVEAIDGDQALEKVDAFGPDLLLLDVMMPGINGTEICRRIRADSEVPIIFLSRRSEHIDRIIGLELGADDYIAKPFHPREVSARVGAVLRRSNLAGESSAAQTDEPSETLQHHRLTLEPTSRQVCWDGNPVDLTKTEFDLLRALMARPTKVYTREELIMRIHGPSTYVSERTIDSHVRNVRQKFEQAGAPSLQPIETVRGVGFTVASSS; this is encoded by the coding sequence ATGGCTCCAACTATTCTGCTGGCTGACGACGACGAAGATATCCGCGCAGTGCTGCGGGTGGCCCTCGAGGCCGAAGGCTATCACGTCGTCGAAGCGATCGACGGCGACCAAGCCCTCGAGAAAGTCGACGCATTCGGCCCCGATTTGTTGCTACTCGACGTGATGATGCCTGGAATCAACGGCACCGAGATCTGTCGCCGCATACGCGCCGACTCCGAGGTCCCGATCATCTTCTTGTCGCGGCGCAGCGAGCACATCGATCGCATCATTGGCCTGGAATTGGGCGCCGACGACTATATCGCCAAGCCGTTCCACCCACGCGAGGTCTCGGCGCGGGTGGGGGCGGTGCTGCGCCGCAGCAACTTGGCCGGCGAGTCGTCTGCGGCGCAGACGGACGAGCCTTCCGAGACGCTCCAACACCACCGCCTCACTCTCGAGCCCACCAGCCGTCAGGTGTGCTGGGATGGAAACCCCGTCGATTTGACCAAGACTGAGTTCGACCTGCTGCGCGCCCTGATGGCGCGGCCGACCAAAGTCTACACCCGCGAAGAGCTGATCATGCGCATTCACGGGCCCAGCACCTATGTGAGCGAACGCACCATCGACAGCCACGTGCGAAATGTCCGCCAGAAATTCGAGCAGGCAGGCGCGCCGTCGCTGCAACCCATCGAGACAGTGCGCGGGGTCGGATTCACCGTCGCCAGCTCTTCCTGA
- a CDS encoding PAS domain S-box protein, with product MNSRKVDPPVLADGEAGGEAIDEAPADSRLRALLDSAVDAIITINSKGIIQEVNPAVERIFGYSPEELRGQNLSILMPSPMRERHDGFISSYLRTGNKGVIGTGREVVALKKDGSCFHAHLTVSEFHSRGRHEFLGVVRDISAIKRAEASSRRLAAVVESSDDAIITKSLDGTITSWNESAERLFGYTADEAIGAKSSSLVPVDRLGEEAQILDRLAAGERIDHFETVRVRRNGTQLDVSVTVSPLHDDREAVVGASSIVRDISERKKLERMQAEFVSNVSHELRTPLTAIRGALGLVAGGVTGELTEETREYIDIALTNSERLIRIVNDILDIEKIESGKMEFQMRTVALDKVIDDALVANASFAASHETELVLESDVPAGDIFVDIDRFAQVMANLISNAAKFSPPHSPVELAAEKRGNWVRVSVRDYGPGIPMEFRGKLFERFAQADGSSRRRKGGTGLGLSISKAITERMRGRIGFEDAHGGGSRFYLDIPLLAPVCADGALSDRPRVLVCEEDLDAARVLRRLLEDNGNAVDLSPTIERARRLLDCHRYAAVLLDLKLGDGRGSELVREMRQRKATRLTPVVAVMASDGRLGELGLSISDIIYKPIDEQHLLEVVERAIEIGHTQPAPRLLHVEDDQGLRRVVERVMPASWIFVGVEDLAGATEALDEQSFDVVLLDLALPDGSGEDLLDRVGNAKVVIFSASEAPQEMAERVSAALVKSRTELNDVRQTIMTLLHNSLSNDTATH from the coding sequence ATGAATTCGAGAAAAGTAGATCCACCTGTACTCGCTGACGGGGAGGCCGGCGGCGAGGCGATCGACGAAGCTCCGGCCGATTCGCGGCTTCGGGCGCTGCTCGACAGCGCGGTCGATGCGATCATCACCATCAATAGCAAGGGGATCATTCAAGAGGTCAACCCGGCGGTCGAGCGCATCTTCGGCTACAGCCCCGAGGAGTTGCGTGGGCAGAACCTCTCCATCCTGATGCCCTCGCCGATGCGCGAGCGGCACGATGGCTTTATCTCGTCGTACCTGCGCACCGGCAACAAGGGGGTCATTGGCACCGGCCGCGAGGTGGTGGCGCTCAAGAAGGACGGATCGTGCTTCCATGCCCACTTGACGGTCTCGGAGTTCCACTCCCGCGGGCGTCACGAGTTTTTGGGCGTGGTGCGCGATATTTCGGCGATCAAGCGTGCCGAGGCGTCCTCGCGCCGCTTGGCCGCGGTGGTCGAGTCATCGGACGACGCCATCATCACCAAGTCGCTCGATGGGACCATCACCAGCTGGAACGAATCGGCCGAGCGGCTGTTTGGCTACACAGCCGACGAGGCCATCGGCGCGAAGAGTTCGTCCTTGGTGCCCGTCGACCGGCTGGGCGAAGAGGCCCAGATTCTCGATCGGCTGGCGGCCGGCGAGCGGATCGACCACTTCGAGACGGTCCGGGTTCGGCGAAACGGCACCCAACTGGACGTGTCTGTGACCGTCTCGCCGCTGCACGACGACCGAGAAGCAGTGGTGGGAGCTTCGTCGATCGTGCGCGATATCTCCGAGCGCAAGAAGCTCGAGCGCATGCAGGCCGAGTTCGTCTCCAATGTCAGCCACGAGTTGCGCACGCCACTGACGGCGATCCGTGGAGCCCTGGGGCTGGTTGCGGGGGGCGTTACCGGCGAGTTGACCGAGGAGACGCGCGAGTATATCGACATCGCGCTGACCAATAGCGAGCGGCTCATTCGCATCGTCAACGACATCCTCGACATCGAGAAGATCGAGTCGGGCAAGATGGAGTTCCAGATGCGCACGGTCGCCCTCGACAAGGTCATCGACGATGCGCTGGTTGCCAACGCCTCCTTTGCGGCCTCGCACGAGACCGAATTGGTGCTCGAATCCGACGTGCCCGCCGGAGACATCTTCGTCGACATCGATCGCTTCGCCCAGGTCATGGCCAACCTGATCTCGAACGCCGCGAAGTTCTCGCCGCCCCATTCGCCGGTCGAACTCGCCGCCGAGAAGCGTGGCAATTGGGTGCGTGTAAGCGTGCGTGATTACGGGCCGGGGATCCCCATGGAGTTTCGCGGCAAGCTCTTCGAGCGCTTCGCCCAAGCCGACGGCTCGAGTCGGCGCCGCAAGGGCGGCACCGGGCTGGGGTTGAGCATCTCCAAGGCGATCACCGAGCGGATGCGCGGGCGTATCGGCTTCGAGGACGCCCACGGTGGAGGCAGCCGCTTTTATCTGGACATTCCGCTCCTGGCACCGGTGTGCGCCGACGGAGCACTGAGCGACCGGCCCCGGGTGCTGGTGTGTGAGGAGGACTTGGATGCCGCACGTGTGCTGCGGCGATTGCTCGAGGACAACGGCAACGCCGTCGACTTGTCGCCGACCATCGAGCGGGCGCGTCGGCTGCTCGACTGCCATCGCTATGCGGCGGTGCTCCTCGATTTGAAGCTCGGCGATGGCCGTGGTTCGGAGTTGGTCCGTGAGATGCGCCAACGCAAGGCGACTCGGCTGACTCCGGTGGTCGCGGTGATGGCCAGCGACGGACGCCTCGGGGAATTGGGGCTGTCGATTTCGGACATCATCTACAAGCCGATCGACGAGCAGCACTTGCTCGAGGTGGTCGAGCGCGCCATCGAGATCGGACACACCCAGCCGGCGCCGCGATTGCTCCACGTCGAGGACGACCAGGGGCTGCGCCGTGTCGTCGAGCGGGTCATGCCCGCCAGCTGGATCTTTGTGGGGGTCGAAGATCTCGCCGGTGCCACCGAGGCGCTGGACGAGCAGAGCTTCGACGTCGTCTTGCTCGATCTCGCGTTGCCCGACGGATCGGGCGAGGATCTTCTCGACCGGGTCGGCAACGCCAAGGTCGTCATCTTCTCGGCCTCGGAGGCGCCTCAAGAGATGGCGGAGAGGGTGTCGGCAGCGTTGGTGAAGTCGCGCACCGAATTGAACGATGTACGCCAGACCATCATGACGCTGCTGCACAATAGTCTTTCGAACGACACGGCGACCCATTGA
- a CDS encoding alpha/beta hydrolase family protein yields MATRTFFARLLVLLLASSPLVGCGDDDSANNAQPNNAKQDVGGDTGQPDAGADASADVLEDAADPDLGAAQPLFEPGPFEVGYREIEVTYDPAGDVTERTLPVKVWYPAAADSGAAPASYAVGGIVEVEPELALDAPPASPDGPFPVTIYSHGSGGEGLLAYPYGELFASWGWVVAAPNHVGNTALDAIGNSSASFAANTLNRVTDITAVLDALETGPGDEALDGLSDLEQVFLFGHSFGAYTTLAVGGADIDFDALQAGCSSYGDGSCEFLAQAEVETTFRDGFGDARVDAIGPQAPALVPLFKDGELAAIDVATMLQSGRLDATTTQDEQAVPAWNGLDNPNDIWVEMPRGAHFSFITICTDLTPDLLDVFRPDATEDGCGEEFIDTTVAVPTLRAYLLGFAQWQVLGESAWATVISDDLVDGFVVTTR; encoded by the coding sequence ATGGCTACTCGAACATTCTTCGCTCGACTTCTCGTGTTGCTCCTCGCCTCCTCGCCTCTCGTCGGTTGCGGCGACGACGATTCGGCCAACAATGCTCAGCCCAACAATGCCAAACAGGACGTCGGCGGCGATACGGGCCAGCCCGACGCCGGCGCCGATGCTTCGGCCGACGTACTAGAAGATGCAGCGGACCCCGATCTCGGTGCGGCGCAACCTCTCTTCGAGCCCGGTCCCTTCGAGGTGGGCTACCGCGAAATCGAGGTCACCTACGACCCGGCCGGCGACGTCACCGAGCGCACACTGCCCGTCAAGGTGTGGTATCCGGCCGCCGCCGATTCGGGCGCCGCGCCGGCGAGTTACGCCGTCGGGGGCATCGTCGAAGTCGAGCCCGAGCTCGCCCTCGACGCGCCGCCAGCGTCGCCCGACGGGCCGTTCCCCGTGACCATCTACTCGCACGGCTCCGGCGGTGAGGGCCTGCTCGCCTATCCCTACGGCGAGCTGTTCGCCTCCTGGGGCTGGGTGGTCGCCGCGCCCAACCACGTGGGCAACACCGCGTTGGACGCCATCGGCAACAGCAGCGCCTCGTTCGCCGCTAACACGCTCAACCGGGTGACCGATATCACCGCCGTGCTCGACGCGCTCGAGACCGGCCCGGGCGACGAGGCGCTCGACGGGCTCTCCGACCTCGAGCAGGTCTTTCTGTTCGGCCACAGCTTCGGCGCCTACACCACCCTGGCCGTGGGCGGCGCCGACATCGATTTCGACGCCCTGCAGGCAGGCTGCTCGAGTTACGGGGACGGCAGTTGTGAGTTTTTGGCCCAAGCCGAGGTCGAGACGACCTTCCGCGACGGCTTTGGCGATGCGCGCGTCGACGCTATCGGCCCGCAGGCGCCCGCGCTCGTGCCGCTCTTCAAAGACGGCGAGCTTGCCGCCATCGACGTGGCGACGATGCTCCAATCGGGGCGCCTCGACGCGACCACTACTCAGGACGAGCAGGCCGTGCCGGCGTGGAACGGCCTCGACAACCCCAACGATATCTGGGTCGAGATGCCGCGCGGCGCCCACTTTAGCTTTATCACCATCTGCACCGACCTGACGCCCGATCTGCTCGACGTGTTTCGTCCCGACGCCACCGAGGACGGCTGCGGTGAGGAGTTCATCGACACCACGGTCGCCGTCCCCACGCTGCGAGCCTACTTACTCGGCTTCGCCCAGTGGCAGGTCCTTGGCGAATCAGCATGGGCGACGGTAATCTCCGACGATCTCGTCGATGGTTTCGTCGTGACCACGCGTTGA
- a CDS encoding transposase: MGHPLRNQEKDAIYELGNRTLHQIYALLPEEQVNAIILGLLSKYAWMYGVEIFAFCFMSNHFHILARCRSLQMHLFMRDFQSQLAKKINKLRNRTGTFWERRYTATKVLTDEAMLQRLRYIVCNPSESNLVHHPKQWPGLCSWDIHKSGKPMVGEVVNRKTYWAEKRKRKNKDKTEAELIEMATERYALEMAKLPQWQGLDDEAYHQKIVDECHTHAGELAKLRTVPCPGPKKALSVKWSDSPRKPKKAPRPLCHSGDFKQRQEYREDRRLLVDRYRKAVGRWREGKSDVEFPDGTIPPGRQFCVGGSCDIRREPPPSLN; encoded by the coding sequence ATGGGACACCCGCTGCGAAATCAGGAAAAGGACGCCATTTACGAACTCGGCAACCGCACGCTGCACCAGATCTATGCGCTTTTGCCCGAGGAGCAGGTCAACGCCATCATCCTGGGACTGCTGTCCAAGTACGCCTGGATGTATGGGGTCGAGATCTTCGCGTTTTGCTTCATGTCCAACCATTTCCACATCCTGGCGCGCTGCCGCTCGCTGCAGATGCATCTGTTCATGCGCGACTTCCAGAGCCAACTGGCCAAAAAGATCAACAAGCTACGCAACCGCACCGGTACCTTCTGGGAGCGCCGCTACACCGCGACCAAGGTCCTGACCGACGAGGCGATGCTCCAGCGTCTACGCTACATCGTGTGCAACCCGTCTGAATCGAACCTCGTGCACCACCCGAAGCAGTGGCCGGGCTTGTGCTCCTGGGACATCCACAAGAGCGGAAAGCCGATGGTGGGCGAGGTGGTCAACCGCAAGACGTACTGGGCGGAGAAGCGCAAGCGGAAAAACAAGGATAAGACCGAAGCCGAGCTCATCGAGATGGCCACCGAGCGGTACGCCCTCGAGATGGCCAAGCTTCCGCAGTGGCAGGGCCTCGACGACGAGGCGTACCACCAAAAGATCGTCGACGAGTGTCACACACACGCTGGGGAACTCGCCAAACTGCGCACTGTGCCGTGCCCGGGGCCTAAGAAGGCACTCAGCGTGAAATGGAGCGACTCTCCCAGGAAGCCGAAGAAGGCGCCTCGGCCGCTGTGTCACAGCGGCGATTTCAAGCAGCGCCAGGAGTACCGCGAAGACCGACGACTTCTCGTCGACCGGTACCGAAAGGCGGTCGGCAGGTGGCGCGAGGGCAAGTCGGATGTCGAATTTCCCGACGGCACCATTCCGCCGGGCCGCCAGTTCTGCGTGGGCGGCAGCTGCGATATCCGCCGTGAGCCGCCACCGTCGCTCAATTGA